From Echinicola soli, a single genomic window includes:
- a CDS encoding glycoside hydrolase family 43 protein translates to MNSRPTSSVLHLLLVIGLFGNFSCTSKERVAHEVNLKNSPKEDDMKGYLMVYFKDEDHSLHMALSNDGYSFTDVNKGKAVIAGDTIAVQKGIRDPHIYRGPEGKFYMAMTDLHIFAKRDGLRDTEWQRPGEEFGWGNNRGFVLMKSNDLIEWDVAQVNLPDAFAGYDTIGCAWAPETTYDEEEGKLMLYYTMRWGRGQNKMYYSYVNDAYDSLLTEPKLIFEYPKEVSFIDADITKVGDQYHMFYTPHDGVPGIKQAISNYINKDYQYDSVWYDTESEASEAPNVWKRIGEEKWVLMYDIYGIQPHNFGFRETRDFEHFDNLGHFNEGVMKATNFSSPKHGAVVHLTGPEAEKLARHWGLEMDFD, encoded by the coding sequence ATGAATAGTCGCCCCACTAGCTCCGTTTTGCATTTATTGTTGGTTATTGGCCTTTTCGGTAATTTTTCGTGTACATCAAAAGAGCGGGTAGCACATGAAGTCAACCTTAAAAATTCTCCCAAAGAAGACGATATGAAAGGTTATCTGATGGTCTATTTTAAAGATGAGGACCACAGCCTGCACATGGCACTCAGCAATGATGGGTATAGCTTTACAGATGTCAATAAAGGCAAAGCGGTGATCGCCGGGGATACTATTGCAGTGCAAAAGGGCATTCGGGATCCGCATATCTATCGTGGGCCGGAAGGTAAATTTTACATGGCGATGACTGACCTTCATATTTTTGCGAAAAGGGATGGTTTGCGTGATACGGAATGGCAGCGTCCCGGTGAGGAGTTTGGGTGGGGAAATAACCGCGGTTTTGTGCTGATGAAATCCAATGACCTGATCGAGTGGGATGTGGCACAGGTGAATTTGCCGGATGCCTTTGCTGGATATGACACTATAGGCTGTGCCTGGGCACCCGAAACTACCTATGATGAAGAAGAGGGCAAACTGATGCTCTACTATACCATGAGGTGGGGAAGGGGGCAGAATAAGATGTATTATTCGTACGTAAATGATGCATATGATAGTTTACTGACCGAGCCAAAACTGATTTTTGAATATCCCAAGGAAGTCTCTTTTATCGATGCGGACATAACCAAGGTAGGGGATCAATACCACATGTTTTACACGCCACATGACGGTGTTCCGGGTATCAAGCAGGCCATTTCCAATTATATTAACAAAGATTATCAATACGATTCCGTTTGGTATGATACAGAATCCGAAGCCAGTGAAGCTCCGAATGTCTGGAAGCGCATTGGAGAGGAAAAGTGGGTGCTGATGTATGATATTTACGGGATTCAGCCGCATAATTTCGGTTTTAGGGAAACCCGTGATTTTGAGCATTTCGATAATTTGGGCCATTTCAATGAAGGGGTGATGAAAGCCACTAATTTTTCATCACCAAAACACGGAGCAGTGGTACACCTTACAGGGCCTGAGGCAGAGAAGTTGGCCAGACATTGGGGCTTGGAGATGGATTTCGATTGA
- a CDS encoding glycoside hydrolase family 43 protein: MKKTILTCLTLLYATFSLQAQSKDIYMFSYFMGNGEDGLHLAYSEDGLHWKALNDNKSVLTPTAGGDKLMRDPCIIRGGDGKFHMVWTVSWNEKGLGHASSDDLIHWSEQQFIPVMEHEKGARNTWAPEVFYDGKKDRYMIFWSSTIKGLYPETQDTLENAYNHRMYYTTTKDFKKFSKTKLFYEPGFNVIDGTILQHDGKYVMFVKDETRTPPAKNIRVTKSNKLTKGYPVAGKPITGDYWAEGPTPLMIDGRCILFFDKYRDHHMGAVASTDFKHWEDISDQISFPDGTRHGTAFKITQEEFKKLQEAFKEQ; this comes from the coding sequence ATGAAAAAAACAATTCTGACATGCTTGACGCTTCTGTATGCCACCTTTTCCCTTCAGGCTCAAAGTAAGGACATTTACATGTTCTCCTACTTTATGGGCAACGGTGAAGATGGCCTCCACTTGGCCTACAGCGAGGACGGTCTACACTGGAAAGCCCTCAATGATAATAAAAGCGTGCTCACTCCGACAGCTGGAGGAGATAAGCTGATGCGTGACCCGTGTATCATCCGCGGTGGCGATGGGAAATTCCACATGGTATGGACGGTAAGTTGGAATGAAAAAGGCCTTGGCCATGCCTCCTCTGACGACCTTATCCACTGGTCTGAGCAGCAGTTTATTCCCGTCATGGAACATGAAAAAGGAGCTCGCAACACCTGGGCGCCAGAGGTATTCTATGATGGCAAAAAAGACCGTTACATGATTTTTTGGTCTTCGACCATCAAAGGGCTTTACCCTGAAACACAAGACACCTTGGAAAATGCTTACAACCACAGGATGTACTATACTACCACCAAAGATTTTAAAAAATTCTCCAAGACCAAATTATTTTACGAACCCGGTTTCAATGTCATCGATGGCACCATCCTCCAGCATGACGGTAAATATGTTATGTTTGTAAAAGACGAAACCAGAACCCCACCAGCAAAGAACATCCGCGTCACCAAAAGTAATAAACTCACCAAAGGCTATCCTGTAGCCGGAAAACCCATCACAGGTGACTACTGGGCAGAAGGCCCCACTCCACTAATGATAGACGGAAGATGCATCCTCTTCTTTGACAAATACCGTGACCATCACATGGGCGCAGTCGCCTCTACAGACTTCAAACACTGGGAAGACATCTCTGATCAAATTAGTTTCCCCGATGGAACACGTCATGGAACGGCTTTTAAAATCACCCAAGAGGAATTTAAAAAGCTTCAGGAAGCCTTTAAGGAACAATAA
- a CDS encoding PSD1 and planctomycete cytochrome C domain-containing protein, with product MQQSRAILFFTFFIVAILVSCQEDEPVDFNAEVRPIINSKCITCHGGVKQSGDFSLLFESDALAKTKSGKPAILPGNAAESEMIKRILHADPEERMPPEGPPLSEKEIKTLKKWINEGAKWQDHWSFVAPKQPILPDVDLAEWERNPIDQFILAKMDKKGLQPSPEAAPSTLARRLSLDLVGLPPTAEMVKSLQKDPSLQNYEKLVDELLASDHFGEKWTSMWLDLARYADSKGYEKDAHRDMWKYRDWVINAFNEDMPFDQFTIEQLAGDLLPTPTKDQLIATGFHRNTMTNDEGGTDDEEFRVAAVLDRVNTTWEVWQGITFACVQCHSHPYDPIRHEEYYEFYAFLNNTADKDASPVEKPVLPVFTKIDQKKEAALIRWIDSVKSNKPRFELASLVKTKEEELKAMKTYYLPIMRELPEDEKRTTHVFERGNWTVHGKEVTPDVPGSMPDLPENASKNRLSMARWLVDPKNPLTARVTVNRIWAQLFGKGIVLTQEDFGSQGTPPTHPELLDWLAVNWVENQQWHFKALIKSIVMSSTYRQTSQVTDQQLQRDAANDYLSRGPRVRLTAEQVRDQALAISGLLSDKMYGPSVMPYQPEGIWQVVYSGAKWQTDTGDDAHRRAIYTYIRRTSPYPSMVTFDGPSREFCVNRRIETNTPLQALVTLNDPVYIEAAQALAKKMETTGSSLEVQIAEGYELALFSSPSTAELQTLITLYQNAQSHFQQSNEGLENMGNTETDPKRNALTTVANAIMNLDAFITKE from the coding sequence ATGCAGCAATCAAGGGCCATTCTTTTTTTTACATTTTTCATTGTAGCCATACTGGTTTCCTGCCAGGAAGATGAGCCGGTGGATTTCAATGCAGAAGTGCGACCCATCATCAACAGCAAATGCATCACTTGCCATGGCGGCGTAAAGCAATCAGGGGATTTCAGCCTCTTGTTCGAATCCGATGCCTTAGCAAAAACCAAATCCGGCAAACCGGCCATTCTCCCTGGCAATGCCGCCGAAAGTGAAATGATCAAGAGGATCCTTCACGCTGACCCTGAGGAGCGGATGCCTCCCGAAGGACCGCCACTCAGCGAAAAGGAGATAAAAACCCTCAAAAAATGGATCAATGAAGGAGCCAAATGGCAAGATCACTGGTCATTTGTAGCCCCTAAACAACCAATCCTGCCTGATGTGGACTTAGCGGAATGGGAAAGAAATCCCATCGATCAGTTTATTTTGGCCAAAATGGACAAAAAGGGCCTTCAACCTTCTCCTGAGGCAGCACCTTCCACACTTGCCAGAAGACTTAGCCTAGACCTCGTGGGACTTCCTCCCACTGCAGAAATGGTCAAGAGCCTCCAAAAAGACCCCTCCCTTCAAAATTACGAAAAACTGGTCGACGAGCTCCTTGCCTCTGATCACTTTGGAGAAAAATGGACCTCCATGTGGCTAGATCTGGCCCGCTATGCAGACTCCAAAGGCTATGAAAAAGATGCACACCGCGACATGTGGAAATACCGCGACTGGGTCATCAATGCTTTCAATGAGGACATGCCTTTTGACCAATTTACCATTGAGCAGTTGGCCGGCGACTTGCTTCCCACCCCTACGAAAGACCAGCTGATCGCCACTGGATTCCACCGCAACACCATGACCAATGATGAAGGTGGCACCGACGATGAAGAATTCAGGGTGGCCGCTGTCCTGGACAGGGTAAATACTACTTGGGAAGTCTGGCAGGGCATCACCTTCGCCTGTGTCCAGTGCCATAGCCATCCTTATGACCCCATTCGCCATGAAGAATATTATGAGTTTTATGCTTTCCTAAACAACACCGCCGACAAGGATGCCTCGCCTGTGGAAAAACCTGTACTTCCTGTTTTCACGAAAATAGACCAAAAGAAAGAAGCAGCACTGATCCGCTGGATTGACTCTGTCAAGTCCAACAAGCCCCGATTTGAACTTGCCTCGCTCGTAAAAACCAAAGAGGAAGAGCTAAAAGCCATGAAGACCTATTACCTGCCCATCATGCGGGAATTGCCCGAGGATGAAAAGCGGACTACACATGTCTTTGAGCGGGGAAACTGGACCGTACACGGAAAAGAAGTCACGCCAGATGTACCAGGCTCCATGCCAGATCTCCCTGAAAACGCTTCCAAAAACAGACTGAGTATGGCCAGATGGCTGGTAGACCCAAAAAACCCATTGACTGCCCGCGTCACGGTCAATAGAATTTGGGCTCAGCTTTTTGGGAAAGGCATCGTCCTCACCCAGGAGGATTTTGGTAGTCAGGGAACGCCGCCCACACACCCTGAGCTCTTGGACTGGCTCGCTGTCAACTGGGTAGAAAATCAACAATGGCACTTTAAAGCGCTGATCAAATCGATCGTCATGTCATCCACCTACCGTCAAACTTCACAGGTAACAGACCAACAACTCCAACGCGATGCGGCCAATGACTACCTCTCCCGCGGACCACGGGTCAGGTTAACCGCTGAACAAGTTCGGGATCAGGCACTGGCCATAAGTGGATTGCTGAGTGATAAAATGTACGGTCCATCCGTCATGCCCTATCAGCCTGAAGGAATCTGGCAAGTCGTTTACAGTGGAGCTAAATGGCAAACCGATACAGGGGATGATGCGCATAGAAGGGCCATTTACACCTATATCCGCCGCACCAGCCCTTATCCATCAATGGTCACTTTCGATGGACCAAGCAGGGAATTTTGCGTCAATCGCCGCATTGAGACCAACACCCCATTGCAGGCACTGGTCACACTCAATGACCCTGTCTATATCGAAGCTGCCCAAGCCCTGGCAAAAAAAATGGAAACTACCGGGAGCTCTCTTGAAGTCCAAATTGCCGAAGGCTATGAGCTGGCATTGTTTTCTTCTCCCAGTACAGCTGAACTTCAAACCCTAATCACACTTTACCAAAACGCACAATCCCATTTCCAACAGTCCAATGAAGGACTGGAAAACATGGGAAATACCGAAACCGACCCTAAACGTAACGCCCTGACTACCGTCGCCAACGCCATCATGAACCTGGATGCTTTCATCACAAAGGAATAA
- a CDS encoding NHL repeat-containing protein yields the protein MQQNPINNRRNFIKSTSTLIAGGLLFPHINFGKALDPKADIVGHGAFQYKVKKEWGTQDPAIYPVKDCHEMVQDKKGRLILLTNETKNNVMFYDRSGKVLDTWGHDFPGAHGLTLHDENGEEFLYITDHNRHQVFKTTLDGKIILTLDYPKETGVYEGPEKYKPTEVAIGPNGDIYIADGYGQSYVIHYSPKGEYIRHFGGNGDADDQLKQAHGICLDTRKGGTPELIVTSRIAHEFKRFSLDGEHLETVAVGNCWINRPVIKGDNLYFSVLRTETAEGDDGISLVLDKNDKVISAPGGSAPTYVDGKLQTITFDGKTFINPHDVCIDNDENIYVPQWNSGKTYPVLLERV from the coding sequence ATGCAACAAAACCCCATCAATAACCGCCGTAATTTCATCAAATCTACCTCAACATTAATCGCTGGAGGCTTACTCTTTCCCCATATCAATTTCGGCAAAGCCCTGGATCCTAAAGCGGACATTGTCGGTCACGGTGCCTTTCAGTACAAAGTCAAAAAGGAATGGGGCACGCAGGATCCAGCCATCTATCCTGTCAAAGACTGCCACGAAATGGTTCAAGATAAAAAAGGAAGACTCATCCTGCTGACCAACGAAACCAAAAATAACGTGATGTTTTATGACCGTTCAGGAAAAGTCCTCGACACTTGGGGGCATGACTTTCCCGGTGCCCATGGACTGACATTACATGATGAAAACGGTGAGGAATTCCTGTACATCACCGATCACAATCGCCACCAGGTCTTTAAGACTACTTTGGACGGAAAAATCATACTTACACTGGATTACCCCAAAGAAACGGGCGTCTATGAAGGCCCTGAAAAATACAAACCCACCGAAGTGGCCATTGGCCCAAATGGGGACATCTATATCGCTGATGGTTACGGGCAGAGCTATGTCATCCATTACTCCCCAAAAGGAGAATATATCCGGCATTTTGGCGGAAACGGAGATGCAGACGACCAACTCAAGCAAGCCCACGGCATCTGTCTTGACACGCGAAAAGGCGGTACTCCAGAACTCATCGTCACCTCACGCATTGCCCATGAATTCAAGCGGTTTTCGCTGGATGGAGAACACCTCGAAACAGTCGCCGTCGGTAACTGCTGGATCAACAGGCCAGTGATCAAAGGAGATAATCTTTACTTTTCGGTATTACGCACAGAAACAGCCGAAGGCGATGATGGCATCAGCTTGGTCTTGGACAAAAACGACAAGGTCATTTCTGCCCCTGGCGGATCTGCCCCTACATACGTAGACGGAAAACTGCAGACCATCACCTTTGACGGGAAGACCTTCATAAATCCCCATGATGTGTGCATCGACAATGACGAAAACATTTATGTTCCTCAGTGGAATTCAGGCAAGACGTATCCGGTACTGCTTGAAAGAGTCTAG
- a CDS encoding PSD1 and planctomycete cytochrome C domain-containing protein: MTLRNFHNDILLSSLTGMAMVLVCCLSCSESQTTDKVDFNAEVRPIINSKCISCHGGVKQSGGFSLLFEEDALTATKSGTPAIIPSEAHISEMIKRIESTDPDERMPPEGAPLSKEEIATLKKWINQGAQWEDHWAFIPPKNPELPAVDQEDWVKNPIDQFILAKLENKGLTPTEEAPPAELIRRLSLDVIGLPPRQEMVERFQRNPSDKTYEAIVDELLASPRYGEHWAAMWMDLARYADTKGYQKDRHRPMWKFRDWTINAFNANMPFDQFTIEQIAGDLLPTPSKDQLIATGFHRNTMTNDESGTDDEEFRVAAVLDRVNTTWEVWQGITFACVQCHSHPYDPIRHDEYYEFYAFFNNTRDADTWTDSPTIPVYTDIEAAERAKIMHWLDSTKSHNTVNYQLSSLIKEKETALESIKPDPLPVMAELPAGEKRKTYVFERGNWMTHGDQVSPGVPGSMPNLPKDAPNNRLGLAQWLVNDDNPLTARVTVNRIWGKLFGKGIVETQEDFGSQGIPPTHPELLDWLAIHFRETQTWHIKKLLKTIVMSATYRQSSTVTPELLEKDPANYWLARGPRVRLSAEQVHDQALAVSGLLSGKMLGPSVMPPQPEGIWQVINNPEKWVQSTGDDRHRRGLYTYWRRTSPYPSMMAFDSPSREVCVNRRISTNTPLQALVTLNDPVYIEAAQALAKKMSISEGSVKDQIAYGYELALFEAPTEATLKTLVALYEEAKDHFGNGKFSLVNLDQEIKDPDMNAKTIVANAIMNLDVFVTKN; the protein is encoded by the coding sequence ATGACCCTTCGCAATTTCCATAATGATATTCTTCTATCCAGCCTTACAGGCATGGCGATGGTATTGGTGTGTTGTCTTTCATGTTCGGAAAGCCAGACCACAGACAAGGTGGATTTCAATGCAGAAGTCCGGCCCATCATCAATTCCAAGTGCATTTCCTGTCATGGCGGAGTCAAGCAGTCGGGGGGATTCAGTTTGCTTTTTGAAGAGGATGCCCTGACGGCCACCAAATCTGGAACTCCAGCCATCATCCCTAGCGAGGCGCATATCAGCGAAATGATCAAACGCATCGAATCTACTGACCCCGATGAACGCATGCCTCCCGAAGGAGCTCCACTGAGCAAGGAAGAAATCGCTACCCTCAAAAAGTGGATCAACCAAGGTGCCCAATGGGAGGATCACTGGGCTTTTATCCCACCAAAAAATCCTGAACTACCCGCGGTCGATCAGGAAGATTGGGTCAAAAACCCCATTGACCAGTTCATATTGGCAAAATTGGAAAACAAGGGTTTGACACCAACTGAGGAGGCTCCCCCTGCTGAATTGATTCGAAGGCTGAGCCTTGATGTGATCGGGCTACCTCCTAGGCAAGAAATGGTGGAGCGGTTTCAGCGAAACCCCAGTGACAAAACCTATGAAGCCATCGTGGATGAATTGTTAGCTTCACCCCGATACGGTGAGCACTGGGCTGCCATGTGGATGGATTTGGCACGGTATGCAGACACCAAAGGCTACCAAAAAGACCGCCACCGCCCCATGTGGAAATTCCGGGACTGGACCATCAATGCCTTCAATGCCAATATGCCCTTTGACCAGTTTACCATTGAGCAAATAGCGGGCGATCTTCTCCCCACACCTTCAAAAGATCAGCTGATTGCCACGGGGTTTCATCGAAACACCATGACCAACGACGAAAGCGGCACGGACGACGAAGAATTCCGCGTAGCGGCCGTACTGGACCGTGTGAACACCACCTGGGAAGTTTGGCAAGGAATAACCTTTGCCTGCGTGCAGTGTCACAGCCATCCTTACGACCCCATCCGCCATGATGAATATTATGAATTTTATGCCTTCTTTAACAATACACGGGATGCTGACACCTGGACAGACAGCCCCACGATACCGGTCTATACCGACATAGAAGCTGCCGAGCGCGCAAAAATCATGCATTGGCTGGACAGCACAAAAAGCCATAACACCGTCAACTATCAACTGTCAAGTCTCATCAAAGAAAAAGAAACGGCCTTGGAAAGCATAAAGCCCGACCCCCTTCCCGTGATGGCAGAACTTCCCGCTGGAGAAAAGCGCAAAACGTATGTTTTCGAAAGGGGGAATTGGATGACCCATGGTGATCAAGTATCTCCTGGTGTCCCTGGCTCCATGCCCAATTTACCAAAAGACGCCCCAAACAACCGCCTAGGACTTGCCCAATGGCTGGTAAATGATGATAACCCTCTGACCGCAAGGGTTACGGTAAACAGAATTTGGGGCAAACTCTTTGGAAAAGGAATTGTTGAAACCCAAGAGGATTTTGGCTCGCAGGGTATCCCTCCCACACATCCGGAATTATTGGATTGGTTGGCCATCCACTTTAGGGAAACGCAAACCTGGCATATCAAAAAACTGTTAAAAACCATCGTCATGTCCGCCACTTACCGGCAATCCTCCACTGTCACCCCTGAGCTGCTGGAAAAAGACCCGGCCAACTACTGGCTGGCAAGAGGACCTCGGGTAAGGCTTTCGGCTGAACAAGTACACGACCAAGCCTTGGCGGTCAGTGGCCTGCTCAGCGGGAAAATGCTCGGGCCATCCGTCATGCCGCCACAACCTGAAGGGATTTGGCAAGTCATTAATAATCCTGAAAAATGGGTCCAAAGTACCGGAGACGACCGTCACAGGAGAGGCCTCTACACCTATTGGCGCAGGACCAGCCCCTATCCATCCATGATGGCTTTTGACAGTCCCAGCCGGGAAGTCTGTGTCAATCGCAGGATATCTACCAACACCCCATTACAAGCACTGGTAACACTCAATGATCCTGTGTATATTGAAGCAGCACAAGCACTTGCAAAGAAAATGAGCATATCGGAAGGATCGGTAAAGGATCAAATTGCCTACGGCTATGAACTGGCGCTTTTCGAAGCCCCTACTGAAGCAACACTCAAGACACTTGTGGCGCTTTATGAAGAAGCCAAAGATCATTTTGGGAACGGTAAATTTTCGTTGGTCAACTTAGACCAGGAAATAAAGGACCCAGACATGAATGCCAAAACCATCGTAGCCAATGCCATTATGAATTTGGATGTATTTGTGACAAAAAATTAA
- a CDS encoding DUF1501 domain-containing protein: MNLLEEIAYRKAELNTRRHFLKKCLSGMGTMAFGSLLGSSLSSCERTTDALGQLRDSANPMNPLPPHFLPKAKRVIYLHMAGAPSQLELFDYKPELQKLHGLDCPPSLLEGKKFAFIQGTPQMLGPQFNFKRHGESGAYVSDRLPHFSQCVDDVAFLKAMHTNEFNHAPAQLLMQTGSARLGKPSMGSWVTYGLGSENQDLPGFVVLVSGGTTPSAGKSIWGSGFLPTVYQGVQCRSKGDPVLYLSDPKGMSRELRKKSIEAINDINRNQFEEVGDPEIMTRIAQYEMAYKMQMSVPETMDIKDEPDYIHQMYGTEPGKASFANNCLLARRLAEKGVRFIQLYHWGWDAHGAAKSEAINHGFKNRCQEIDQPMSALLKDLKQRGLLDDTLVVWGGEFGRTPMRENRGGKEMKFIGRDHHLEAFTIWMAGGGIKPGITYGETDEIGYYGIKDRVHVHDLQATILHQLGLNHEQLTYHFQGRDFRLTDVHGNIVEKILA; this comes from the coding sequence ATGAATCTCTTGGAAGAAATAGCATATCGAAAAGCGGAACTGAATACCAGAAGGCACTTTCTAAAAAAATGCCTTTCGGGAATGGGCACTATGGCCTTTGGCTCACTTTTGGGGAGTAGCCTAAGTTCTTGCGAAAGGACCACAGATGCATTGGGCCAACTTAGGGACAGTGCCAATCCCATGAATCCGCTGCCACCACATTTTCTTCCCAAAGCAAAAAGGGTGATTTATTTGCACATGGCCGGTGCTCCTTCCCAGTTGGAGCTGTTCGATTACAAGCCGGAGCTACAGAAGCTTCACGGGCTGGATTGCCCGCCTTCATTATTGGAAGGGAAAAAATTTGCATTTATCCAAGGGACACCCCAAATGCTGGGGCCTCAGTTTAATTTTAAGCGACACGGTGAATCCGGAGCCTATGTATCCGACAGATTGCCTCATTTCAGCCAATGTGTGGACGATGTGGCTTTTCTTAAGGCCATGCACACGAATGAATTCAACCATGCCCCAGCCCAACTGCTGATGCAAACTGGAAGTGCTAGGTTGGGAAAACCTAGCATGGGATCCTGGGTCACTTACGGACTGGGCTCCGAAAACCAAGACCTGCCGGGATTTGTAGTGCTAGTTTCTGGTGGAACGACCCCTAGTGCAGGCAAGAGTATCTGGGGAAGTGGCTTTCTCCCTACCGTTTATCAAGGTGTCCAGTGTCGCTCTAAAGGAGACCCCGTGCTCTACCTGTCCGACCCAAAAGGAATGAGCCGCGAACTCCGGAAAAAATCCATCGAGGCCATCAATGACATCAATCGTAACCAATTTGAGGAGGTCGGTGACCCAGAAATCATGACCCGCATCGCCCAATACGAGATGGCCTATAAAATGCAAATGTCCGTCCCAGAAACCATGGACATCAAGGATGAGCCAGACTATATCCACCAAATGTACGGCACGGAACCTGGCAAAGCTTCCTTTGCCAACAACTGCCTTTTGGCCAGAAGGCTGGCCGAAAAAGGGGTTCGGTTTATCCAGCTTTATCACTGGGGATGGGATGCCCACGGCGCTGCCAAAAGCGAAGCCATCAACCATGGCTTCAAAAACCGGTGCCAGGAAATCGACCAACCCATGTCAGCACTTCTCAAAGACCTCAAACAACGCGGACTCTTGGACGACACGCTGGTCGTCTGGGGCGGTGAGTTTGGCCGTACACCTATGCGTGAAAACAGAGGAGGCAAAGAAATGAAATTTATCGGAAGGGACCACCACCTGGAGGCCTTCACCATCTGGATGGCCGGAGGAGGCATCAAGCCGGGTATCACTTATGGAGAAACGGATGAAATCGGCTATTATGGCATCAAAGACCGCGTCCATGTCCATGACCTCCAAGCCACGATTCTCCATCAGCTTGGCCTAAACCACGAGCAGCTTACGTATCATTTCCAAGGGAGAGATTTTAGGCTTACCGATGTCCACGGCAATATCGTTGAAAAAATCCTCGCTTAA
- a CDS encoding c-type cytochrome domain-containing protein: MKKLSLILLITILAVLPAFAQSIPELQEKPSDLSLFLGRFHPLIVHLPIGFILLAFLMEALSRIPKFRHLGGSVSFVLLLGILSAVGAAVFGYLLSLSGEYQGATLDWHLWLGIGTIVLASIALLLKTKGIPNAYLPVLFGAVVCLSFTGHLGGNLTHGSDYLVKYMPNPMRKVVGLPPKANDEDHVIANLEEAIIFDDVIKPITDAKCESCHNPEKTKGDLRLDTKEGFQKGGENGPVFTAGKPANSELIKRIKLPQDHDDVMPPEGKKPLSKDEILLMEWWIENEASFDKKVAETTPTPEVQEILDALVNPKSKTINPVFAQDIPPASEEDLKELRKHGFSAAPISSEIPLLQVSYLNTSAPLSKEQLKTLVNHSKQIIWLNLSKTKLDDGLDFGFLEDFEHLAELHLDHTAIQDEDLNAIQKMQWLEYLNLYGSGISDAGIKKLHRLQHLKSIYLWKTATTEKGRTQLQEKLPELDINAAPPSLVLFSRDSLKNEFNSD, translated from the coding sequence ATGAAAAAGCTATCGCTAATTCTCCTTATCACCATACTCGCGGTCTTACCTGCCTTCGCTCAGTCGATTCCGGAATTACAGGAAAAGCCCTCCGATCTATCGCTATTTCTGGGCAGGTTCCATCCCTTGATCGTGCACTTACCCATTGGATTTATCCTGTTGGCGTTTTTGATGGAGGCACTTTCCAGAATACCCAAATTCAGGCATTTGGGAGGCAGTGTCTCCTTCGTGCTTTTATTGGGCATCCTAAGTGCTGTAGGGGCTGCGGTGTTTGGGTACTTGCTTTCGCTTAGTGGCGAATACCAAGGTGCTACGCTGGACTGGCACTTATGGCTTGGCATCGGCACGATCGTATTGGCTTCCATTGCATTACTTCTTAAAACAAAGGGGATTCCCAACGCTTATTTGCCAGTGCTGTTTGGTGCAGTGGTTTGCCTTAGTTTTACAGGACATCTCGGAGGCAATCTCACCCATGGCTCAGACTACCTGGTAAAGTATATGCCAAATCCCATGCGAAAAGTCGTCGGGCTGCCGCCAAAAGCTAACGATGAAGATCATGTGATTGCCAATTTAGAAGAGGCCATTATTTTTGATGATGTCATCAAGCCCATCACCGATGCCAAATGTGAAAGCTGCCACAATCCCGAAAAAACCAAGGGTGACCTGAGACTGGACACAAAAGAGGGTTTTCAAAAAGGTGGTGAAAATGGCCCCGTATTTACAGCCGGAAAGCCCGCGAACAGCGAACTGATCAAACGTATCAAGCTCCCCCAAGACCATGATGATGTCATGCCCCCTGAAGGTAAAAAACCACTTAGCAAAGATGAAATTTTACTGATGGAATGGTGGATTGAAAATGAAGCTTCTTTTGACAAAAAAGTAGCCGAGACTACCCCCACACCAGAAGTGCAGGAAATATTGGATGCCTTGGTCAATCCAAAAAGTAAAACGATCAATCCGGTTTTTGCACAGGATATTCCTCCCGCCAGCGAAGAAGACCTGAAAGAGCTACGAAAGCATGGCTTTTCTGCAGCACCTATCTCCTCTGAAATTCCGCTCTTACAGGTGAGTTACCTCAATACCTCAGCCCCGCTCAGTAAGGAACAGCTAAAAACCCTGGTCAACCACAGCAAACAAATCATTTGGCTAAACCTCTCCAAGACCAAACTGGATGATGGACTTGATTTTGGGTTTCTTGAGGATTTCGAGCATTTAGCAGAGCTGCACCTGGACCACACGGCCATACAAGACGAAGACCTAAATGCCATCCAGAAAATGCAGTGGCTCGAATACCTCAATCTTTATGGATCTGGTATTTCCGATGCAGGCATCAAAAAGCTCCACCGACTCCAGCACCTAAAGTCCATTTACTTATGGAAAACGGCCACCACTGAAAAAGGAAGAACCCAATTACAAGAAAAACTCCCTGAACTGGATATCAATGCAGCCCCTCCATCCCTTGTCCTGTTTAGTCGGGATAGTTTAAAGAATGAGTTCAATTCAGATTAG